Proteins from a single region of Butyrivibrio fibrisolvens:
- a CDS encoding sortase translates to MKITKGKVMKVIGLVCIIGAMAFVVRNYIENSEAGKLADSYMSSIKDQIPDYEDKIEVPSEGEMPAIDVDGQSFIAVVSIPSLDLELPVQRDWSSLNAKISPCRYKGSVYENNLIIAGHNYDRHFGRLKNLVSGDTIIVTDVNGLSFYYTVTNTQILDTYDVEAMDEGDWDLTVFTCTIGGASRVTVRCEFTGQVVQSDKNVFE, encoded by the coding sequence ATGAAGATTACAAAGGGAAAAGTGATGAAGGTAATTGGCCTTGTATGTATCATTGGTGCAATGGCCTTTGTGGTAAGAAACTACATAGAGAACAGTGAAGCAGGAAAGCTTGCTGATTCATATATGTCTTCAATCAAGGATCAGATTCCTGATTATGAAGACAAGATAGAAGTTCCAAGTGAAGGCGAAATGCCTGCTATAGACGTGGACGGTCAAAGCTTTATCGCAGTAGTTTCCATTCCGTCACTGGACCTTGAACTTCCTGTGCAAAGGGACTGGTCGTCTCTTAATGCCAAGATATCCCCATGCCGTTATAAAGGTTCGGTATATGAAAACAACCTTATAATTGCAGGCCACAACTATGACAGACATTTTGGAAGACTCAAGAATCTTGTAAGCGGCGATACCATAATAGTTACTGATGTTAACGGCCTTAGCTTTTATTATACGGTTACTAATACTCAGATACTTGATACATATGACGTTGAAGCTATGGACGAAGGAGACTGGGACCTTACTGTGTTTACCTGTACCATAGGCGGAGCAAGCCGCGTTACGGTTAGATGTGAATTTACAGGACAGGTAGTTCAGTCAGACAAAAACGTCTTTGAATAA
- a CDS encoding Cna B-type domain-containing protein, with protein sequence MEKKYKVIKRIIRSIMALFIIMAIFADKTSISEARNRIDLSKKGTLRLSYRCDVTEDNVNNPTPIKGVNIHLYRIASVNEVGEFEWLMPYAEIAEVKATDINSISSADTWNSLVNPVKTYIYTNGTKEDANGSSDSEGIAAISNLELGIYLVISDTLEDSSNDCTYTFTPFFTSIPTIDPETDTWVYDNGEEYVVDVTAKCEYYFNPRMVEYNLYKNWIDNDMERPSSIEVKIYLDGELYETVILSASNNWHYSWSYREGHSWTVSETVPSGYSVTYSISGNVYTMTNTGNETPPPETPEEPTTPDNPVEEVLGAVRLAITEDDTPEVLGATRLPQTGQLWWPVFVLALIGIGFFAAGFISDRKKA encoded by the coding sequence ATGGAAAAGAAGTACAAAGTTATCAAAAGAATAATCAGGTCAATAATGGCATTGTTCATTATAATGGCTATATTCGCTGATAAGACCAGTATCTCAGAAGCCAGAAACAGGATCGATCTTTCCAAAAAAGGTACACTGAGATTATCTTACAGATGCGATGTAACAGAAGATAATGTTAATAATCCTACACCTATAAAAGGGGTTAACATTCATCTCTATCGCATAGCTTCAGTTAACGAGGTGGGGGAATTTGAGTGGCTGATGCCTTATGCTGAGATTGCTGAAGTTAAAGCGACTGATATAAACAGCATCTCATCTGCAGATACATGGAATAGTCTTGTTAATCCGGTTAAGACATACATATATACAAATGGCACCAAAGAAGATGCTAATGGATCATCAGATTCTGAAGGTATTGCAGCTATCAGTAATCTGGAACTTGGAATTTATCTGGTAATAAGTGATACTCTTGAAGATAGTTCCAATGATTGTACTTACACATTCACACCATTTTTTACATCAATACCTACGATCGATCCTGAGACAGATACATGGGTATATGACAATGGAGAAGAATATGTAGTTGATGTAACTGCAAAGTGTGAATATTACTTCAATCCTCGTATGGTTGAGTACAATCTCTACAAGAACTGGATAGATAATGACATGGAACGTCCATCATCTATCGAAGTTAAGATATATCTGGATGGAGAGCTGTATGAGACAGTTATACTTTCAGCATCCAATAACTGGCATTATTCATGGTCATATAGAGAGGGACATAGCTGGACTGTATCCGAGACAGTACCATCAGGATACTCAGTGACCTATAGCATAAGCGGCAATGTATATACTATGACTAATACAGGCAATGAGACACCACCTCCGGAAACACCGGAAGAGCCTACTACACCTGATAATCCTGTTGAAGAGGTACTTGGTGCAGTAAGACTTGCCATTACAGAAGATGATACGCCTGAGGTTTTGGGAGCAACAAGACTTCCTCAGACAGGTCAGCTTTGGTGGCCGGTATTTGTACTGGCTTTAATCGGAATCGGATTCTTTGCTGCAGGATTTATTAGTGACAGAAAAAAAGCCTAA
- a CDS encoding class C sortase, with amino-acid sequence MINNIKKHFSTVFFAAVLIVGLCIFLYPSVSNYINGLQQSKAIADYNVALESLTPEDYSAFWDTAIAYNEKIASGVMDFNLTDEEMKEYNSILDPTGTGIIGYLEIENIGVYLPIYHGVEETVLSVGIGHLPGTSFPTGTLSTHTVLSGHRGLPSSELLTNLDQMIEGDTFLLHIMDQVFAYEVDSINIVLPNETEGLYVYDGEDYVTLVTCTPYGVNTHRLLVRGKRVEYDEEARLIITADATPYSTLTVSVFIAVPILVIIFIIFMIRTSKRFK; translated from the coding sequence ATGATAAATAATATAAAAAAACATTTTTCTACAGTTTTTTTCGCTGCAGTTCTTATTGTCGGATTATGTATTTTTTTATATCCATCAGTTAGTAATTACATCAATGGCTTGCAGCAGTCCAAAGCTATAGCAGATTATAATGTGGCATTGGAAAGCCTGACACCTGAAGATTACTCAGCTTTCTGGGACACAGCGATAGCTTACAACGAAAAGATAGCATCAGGTGTAATGGATTTTAATCTTACTGATGAAGAAATGAAGGAATACAATAGTATTTTAGATCCTACAGGAACAGGTATTATTGGTTATCTTGAAATAGAAAACATCGGAGTATATCTTCCAATTTACCATGGTGTTGAAGAAACAGTCCTTTCAGTTGGTATAGGACATCTTCCGGGAACATCTTTTCCTACAGGAACGCTGTCAACTCATACGGTTCTTTCAGGGCACAGAGGTTTGCCATCTTCTGAGCTTTTGACCAACCTTGATCAGATGATAGAAGGAGACACATTCCTTTTACATATCATGGATCAGGTATTTGCGTATGAAGTTGATTCAATAAATATAGTCCTTCCAAACGAGACAGAGGGTCTGTATGTATATGACGGAGAGGATTATGTGACACTTGTTACATGTACACCTTACGGAGTTAATACACATCGTCTTCTTGTAAGGGGAAAAAGAGTTGAATATGACGAAGAGGCAAGACTCATAATTACGGCTGATGCTACACCATACAGTACACTTACTGTTTCGGTATTTATAGCTGTACCGATTCTTGTGATCATATTTATTATATTTATGATAAGGACATCAAAAAGGTTTAAGTGA
- a CDS encoding Cna B-type domain-containing protein, whose protein sequence is MQKKGENRVREYLSKRKRYQRWISVVVVLAILVGLTTIYSLNQDASATTQDGAEEVGMVLESESGSQENASEGENGEAQEAENDSSEGSAQEESYKEEDYSEEESDLENADASDNSSSLESSEEVEEVEDEAANASTAATSSENIKEDDYVAVNISVSVVDEDGNVLDQKYSDMDIDDISFDSNGEALIDSSLFGNLSINNSDGNKVYYEYASNSLNGESVKAIKKAKAKSDSSAADSSSETSDTERYTYYYTKDDSDWIKITSDAKLVITYVEKGVAVDVTMSVVDEFGEEIDSSYTDMKLASFTDDVLVLDDTDNAPVSKVRKVIKTYSTYKQYSSEYAYVHASIDGNVIKNIKRTALSDDGAYSYAYTTDGDTYTDLTDDTVVVLEYVSNDSDTYKFTYDDDNVIVTAVLQNSNAIPENAELRATRITEGDAFDSYIEALNNAEEAEAEEDKIEHTGENTLLYDIAFIVTEKDDSGKEIEVEYEPAEGSVKITIEFKNNQLSEIGVSSVEDIEVSHMILSDEAKEAAATTLEASESAEVNDITIEEITADSVEADAQSDANEIVEFVAESFSVYAITIGYYGAYANAVAVSDYNYEKSLGQAYDYGVVTNTYTWSGDTESNIMAGYVVSSEDIGASENYSNAGGNNYFGDFNTNVKSINFHQAPATIYLGNGATTKYNNGNLTFTNANGTNVVKNSNINVTSIIDGIEKYYEQYEGLGSSFEARYRDLGGTTIDLRNLPDGTYVVTYTGDNIHIDDENLSIYLNEGQHLILNCTSSNLKIGTYYLNGQCSSTYVANTDASKDWLTTAVIFNVINAKNLVISDTCGTFIAPNSDVSTGAVNAGVVVANSIKSGNEWHYHNHDLPSNDKPQGGTLRIHKMVVNDFGSDFVRDKTKTALLKQVTFRLTNQSDKTYIVFTGFVSGQTDVTYEADGRTIKGRAVEYDRYGNLTGNKYDVTYNNSAQWTISDIPTGTYVVDEVADGLTLGYNVVGNYYYAITDSGLSRVTKYAVTTDANTGMNYYGTGGENLREVFSIDVSGGNPNNLYNVGQSVTVTDDYSQTKTVQVCNYYSTPAAPLEITKSFSGGTWEDDMVFSFKLEGVSATNTVLSDGTAVSSVAVPMPDASSVTGEGVSAVLNGDNTYVLSIRNSAATKNEDGSYTAKASFGNISYVYEGTYTYKITEVQSGANGVIYDTNVYYATVVVSKQYTTFSKEYSTWVNYPDGANIGAFSSNDKDNKSITKTEDFFYLGADVAYTSESGEVVAKCSVRLNSGLNTANPVSNPYIITYESSYNQNGIVFVNGYAAIKVVKTAGIEGTIASGTEFSFRVYDSEGRALKVYGYSVDANGNVTKYTATKDRNIVQVGGYVVITAYKSGEDGNGNEIISSLVPGASYKIVELNSNEGDKIDGAPEGYSVSYFVTAEGNDTAVEGNTVVLGSGLTTVNIVNSRLAKLTVQKTWLDSSGADDSANHTYLDLNLYRKTQEETEWTLVQTVQLTSTNGWVYTFTDLAPFDASGNVYQYRIAEDDSYYSLYSVTYTYVDANGNTTTAQANPDYTMTLGDTYDYGNITITNMSLVNNILPSTGGIGTTIFRVIGGILVLAAIAFFIMKRSKKS, encoded by the coding sequence ATGCAAAAAAAAGGTGAAAATCGTGTAAGGGAGTATTTGAGCAAGAGAAAACGCTATCAAAGGTGGATTTCTGTTGTTGTTGTACTTGCAATACTCGTTGGTCTTACTACGATATACTCTTTGAATCAGGATGCTTCAGCTACAACCCAGGATGGTGCTGAAGAAGTGGGAATGGTACTTGAAAGCGAATCAGGTAGCCAGGAAAACGCTTCTGAGGGAGAAAATGGAGAAGCACAGGAAGCTGAAAACGATAGTTCCGAAGGATCTGCGCAGGAAGAGTCTTATAAAGAAGAGGATTATTCAGAAGAAGAATCTGATCTTGAGAACGCAGATGCTTCTGATAATTCATCATCGTTAGAATCTTCAGAAGAAGTTGAAGAGGTAGAAGACGAGGCTGCTAATGCGTCTACAGCTGCAACATCATCTGAAAACATCAAAGAAGATGATTATGTAGCAGTAAATATTTCAGTTTCTGTAGTTGATGAAGATGGAAATGTATTAGATCAGAAATATTCTGATATGGATATTGATGATATTTCATTTGATTCAAATGGGGAAGCCTTAATAGATTCTTCTTTATTTGGAAATCTTTCTATTAATAATAGTGATGGTAATAAAGTTTACTATGAATACGCATCTAATTCATTAAACGGAGAGTCAGTTAAAGCTATAAAGAAGGCAAAAGCAAAATCAGATTCTTCAGCTGCTGATTCAAGTTCAGAGACTTCTGATACAGAGCGTTATACCTATTATTACACTAAGGATGATAGCGACTGGATCAAGATCACATCAGATGCAAAGCTGGTTATTACTTATGTAGAAAAAGGCGTTGCAGTTGACGTGACAATGTCTGTAGTAGATGAGTTCGGTGAAGAGATTGATTCTTCTTATACAGATATGAAACTTGCATCATTTACAGATGATGTTCTTGTTCTTGATGATACAGATAACGCGCCTGTTTCCAAGGTTCGCAAGGTTATCAAAACATATAGCACATACAAGCAGTACAGTTCTGAATATGCGTATGTTCATGCGTCTATAGACGGAAATGTCATTAAGAATATTAAGAGAACAGCACTTAGTGATGATGGAGCATATTCTTATGCATATACAACAGACGGCGATACATATACAGATCTTACAGACGATACTGTTGTAGTACTCGAATATGTATCTAATGATTCAGATACCTACAAATTCACATATGATGACGACAATGTAATAGTTACTGCTGTTTTACAGAATTCAAATGCTATTCCTGAAAATGCAGAACTTAGAGCAACAAGAATTACTGAAGGAGATGCCTTTGATTCTTATATAGAAGCATTAAATAATGCAGAAGAAGCTGAGGCAGAAGAAGACAAAATCGAGCATACAGGTGAGAATACTCTTCTTTATGATATTGCTTTTATAGTTACAGAAAAAGATGACTCAGGAAAAGAAATAGAAGTTGAGTACGAACCTGCAGAAGGCTCAGTAAAGATCACTATCGAGTTTAAGAACAATCAGCTTTCAGAAATTGGAGTTTCATCAGTTGAGGATATCGAAGTATCCCACATGATTCTTTCAGATGAAGCAAAAGAAGCAGCAGCTACAACACTTGAAGCTTCTGAATCAGCAGAAGTAAATGACATTACTATAGAAGAAATAACAGCAGATTCAGTTGAAGCTGATGCACAGAGTGATGCTAATGAGATTGTTGAATTCGTAGCAGAAAGCTTTTCAGTATATGCAATCACAATAGGTTATTACGGTGCATATGCTAACGCTGTTGCAGTTTCTGATTATAACTACGAGAAGTCTTTAGGACAGGCATATGATTACGGCGTAGTCACAAATACATATACATGGTCTGGCGATACAGAATCCAATATAATGGCAGGCTATGTTGTTTCTTCAGAAGATATTGGAGCATCTGAAAACTATAGTAATGCCGGTGGAAATAATTATTTTGGCGACTTTAATACAAATGTAAAAAGCATAAATTTCCATCAGGCACCTGCTACTATCTATCTTGGAAATGGTGCTACTACGAAATATAACAACGGAAATCTTACGTTTACAAATGCAAACGGAACAAACGTTGTAAAGAATTCTAATATAAATGTTACATCTATTATTGATGGCATTGAAAAATATTATGAGCAGTATGAAGGACTGGGCAGTTCCTTTGAAGCAAGATATAGAGACCTTGGTGGTACAACTATTGATCTTAGAAATCTTCCGGATGGAACATATGTAGTTACTTATACCGGAGATAACATTCATATTGATGATGAGAATCTCAGTATTTATTTAAATGAAGGACAGCATCTGATCCTGAACTGTACATCATCAAATCTTAAGATTGGAACATACTATCTTAATGGACAGTGTTCTTCAACATATGTTGCAAATACTGATGCATCAAAGGACTGGCTTACAACAGCAGTTATCTTTAATGTAATTAATGCTAAGAATCTTGTTATATCTGATACATGCGGTACATTTATAGCTCCTAATTCAGATGTTTCAACAGGTGCAGTAAATGCCGGTGTTGTAGTTGCAAACAGCATCAAGTCTGGAAATGAATGGCATTATCATAATCATGATCTTCCATCTAATGACAAGCCACAGGGAGGAACACTTCGTATCCACAAGATGGTAGTCAATGATTTCGGATCTGATTTTGTAAGAGATAAGACAAAGACAGCCCTCCTGAAGCAGGTTACTTTCAGATTAACAAACCAGTCTGATAAAACTTATATAGTATTCACTGGATTTGTATCTGGTCAGACAGATGTTACATATGAAGCCGACGGCAGGACTATAAAAGGCAGAGCTGTTGAATATGACAGATATGGTAATCTGACAGGCAATAAATATGATGTTACTTATAACAACAGCGCTCAGTGGACTATCTCAGATATTCCTACAGGAACTTATGTTGTAGATGAAGTAGCAGATGGACTTACACTTGGATATAACGTAGTAGGTAACTACTATTACGCTATCACAGATTCAGGTCTTAGCCGTGTTACTAAGTATGCTGTAACTACAGATGCTAATACTGGTATGAATTACTACGGAACCGGTGGTGAGAATCTTAGAGAAGTATTCTCAATAGACGTAAGCGGCGGTAATCCTAATAATCTGTATAACGTAGGTCAGTCAGTTACAGTAACAGATGATTACTCACAGACCAAGACAGTTCAGGTTTGTAACTACTATTCAACTCCTGCAGCGCCTCTTGAGATAACAAAGAGCTTCTCCGGCGGAACATGGGAAGACGACATGGTTTTCTCATTCAAGCTCGAGGGTGTTAGTGCTACTAATACAGTTCTTTCAGATGGAACAGCAGTATCTTCTGTAGCAGTACCAATGCCTGATGCTTCTTCAGTAACAGGCGAAGGAGTTTCAGCAGTACTGAACGGTGATAACACATATGTTTTATCTATAAGAAACAGCGCAGCTACAAAGAATGAAGACGGATCTTATACAGCTAAAGCTTCATTTGGAAATATCAGCTATGTATATGAAGGAACTTATACATACAAGATCACAGAGGTTCAGTCAGGTGCGAACGGAGTAATCTACGATACAAATGTTTACTATGCAACAGTAGTTGTATCCAAGCAGTATACAACGTTCTCAAAGGAGTATTCTACTTGGGTTAACTATCCTGATGGAGCAAATATTGGCGCCTTTAGTAGTAACGACAAAGATAATAAATCAATCACTAAGACAGAAGACTTCTTCTACCTGGGAGCTGATGTTGCATATACATCAGAATCAGGAGAAGTAGTTGCCAAGTGTTCTGTAAGACTTAATTCAGGACTTAATACAGCAAATCCTGTATCTAATCCTTACATTATTACTTACGAGTCATCGTATAACCAGAATGGAATCGTATTCGTAAATGGATACGCTGCTATCAAGGTTGTAAAGACTGCAGGAATAGAAGGAACTATTGCAAGTGGAACAGAGTTCTCATTCCGCGTATATGACTCCGAAGGAAGAGCATTAAAGGTATACGGTTATTCTGTTGATGCAAACGGAAATGTAACAAAGTATACAGCTACTAAAGATCGTAACATTGTACAGGTAGGCGGTTATGTAGTAATTACAGCTTATAAGTCAGGCGAAGACGGAAATGGAAATGAGATAATCTCAAGTCTTGTTCCAGGAGCTTCTTATAAGATTGTCGAGCTTAATTCCAATGAAGGAGATAAGATCGATGGTGCGCCTGAAGGCTACAGCGTAAGCTATTTTGTAACAGCCGAAGGAAACGATACAGCGGTTGAAGGTAATACAGTAGTACTTGGAAGCGGTCTTACTACAGTTAATATCGTTAACTCAAGACTGGCAAAACTTACAGTTCAGAAGACATGGCTTGATTCTTCTGGTGCAGATGATTCTGCAAACCATACTTACCTTGATCTGAATCTGTACAGAAAAACTCAGGAAGAGACTGAATGGACTCTGGTTCAGACAGTTCAGCTTACAAGTACAAACGGCTGGGTTTATACATTTACTGATCTTGCTCCATTTGATGCAAGCGGAAATGTTTATCAGTATAGAATTGCTGAGGATGACAGTTATTATTCCTTATATAGCGTCACATATACATATGTTGATGCAAATGGGAATACAACCACAGCTCAGGCAAATCCTGATTATACGATGACTCTTGGAGATACATATGATTACGGTAATATCACAATTACCAATATGTCACTTGTGAATAATATCCTTCCTTCAACAGGAGGCATCGGAACCACAATATTCCGAGTTATTGGCGGAATTTTGGTTCTTGCAGCAATTGCATTCTTCATTATGAAGAGAAGCAAAAAATCATGA
- the lepB gene encoding signal peptidase I: protein MKNKKPTKEKEIEFVKPTTQQLREALKREQRKDEYKKTFGKTIGILVAVAAFSVLISSFFIRVCKISGDSMYPTLETGQIVIAVKTDKFEPGQLVAFYYNNKVLIKRVIGSPGDWINIDAEGNVTVNGVVLDEPYLTEKSLEPTDIEFPYQVPESRYFVLGDNRSVSIDSRKDEVGCISKEQLIGHVLFRIYPFDNFGIITNN from the coding sequence GTGAAAAACAAAAAGCCTACTAAAGAAAAAGAAATAGAATTTGTAAAGCCAACTACGCAGCAGCTTCGTGAAGCATTAAAACGCGAGCAGCGTAAAGATGAATACAAGAAGACTTTTGGCAAGACCATAGGTATTCTTGTAGCAGTTGCAGCTTTTTCTGTCCTTATTTCAAGTTTTTTTATAAGAGTTTGTAAGATTTCCGGTGATTCGATGTATCCTACACTCGAAACCGGTCAGATAGTAATTGCAGTAAAAACAGATAAGTTTGAACCCGGGCAGCTGGTGGCCTTTTACTATAACAACAAAGTGTTGATCAAAAGAGTAATAGGATCTCCGGGAGACTGGATCAATATAGATGCGGAAGGCAATGTTACTGTAAACGGTGTGGTTTTGGATGAGCCATATCTTACAGAGAAAAGCCTCGAGCCAACTGATATAGAATTTCCATATCAGGTTCCGGAAAGTAGATATTTTGTGTTAGGGGATAACAGAAGTGTATCTATAGATAGTCGTAAAGACGAGGTGGGATGTATCTCTAAAGAACAGCTTATTGGCCATGTTCTATTCAGAATTTACCCATTTGATAATTTCGGAATAATAACTAATAACTGA
- a CDS encoding SpaA isopeptide-forming pilin-related protein — MKKFKALLTGILTATLLSVTATGSMTANAEGAKGSITITGTTAGETYTAYEVLEYTAVDESLNADGQFADTQGTYKVTTEWVEFFTSDEYNLSSFITKYDNDYYVTGVNESNATALKFAIQTGSIKYIASHQNLTVAKTVTAKEGTTTITDLPYGYYVIDSSLGAINSTGLTSPSVSVAEKNSTTPAPEKKVQENSKASETFSIDESNGWGEWNDGQIGDTVTFKTKVTILPKTTNVVLHDTMDASLKYNADVVVYYAEDAAGNNVTDAVKNIAVCAPEGNGFTVSFDAKYTEALTDNVYVTVVYTANITEDAGVNVGHMNETYVSFGNGGKTSYSRTYTYTYDLNIVKQDGNGQALNDTHFSLLAGDHETVLKVVKNSEGVYTLAADQNADNVTEDIVTSEEGRIQIKGLDTGVYYLRETQAKAGYNMLTDDIKIFIAGTVTDETSHAAIGTLTATYGEDDAAVIGKVSVNNNVLYVINTTGAYLPSTGGVGTTMFYLVGGVLILSAVAAFIVKRKTAA, encoded by the coding sequence ATGAAGAAATTCAAGGCACTATTAACAGGAATTCTGACAGCTACACTTCTTAGTGTAACAGCTACAGGTTCTATGACAGCAAATGCTGAAGGCGCAAAGGGAAGCATTACAATAACAGGAACAACTGCAGGCGAAACATATACTGCATATGAAGTACTTGAGTACACAGCTGTTGATGAATCACTTAATGCTGATGGCCAGTTCGCAGATACTCAGGGTACATATAAAGTTACAACAGAATGGGTTGAGTTTTTTACAAGTGATGAGTATAACCTTAGCTCTTTTATCACAAAGTATGATAATGATTACTATGTAACAGGCGTTAACGAGTCAAATGCAACAGCACTTAAATTTGCTATCCAGACAGGAAGCATTAAGTACATTGCTTCACACCAGAACTTAACTGTTGCAAAAACAGTAACTGCAAAAGAAGGTACTACAACAATTACAGATCTTCCTTATGGTTACTATGTAATTGATTCTTCTCTTGGTGCTATCAACAGTACAGGTCTTACATCACCTTCTGTTTCAGTTGCAGAGAAGAACTCTACAACACCTGCTCCAGAGAAGAAGGTTCAGGAGAACTCAAAAGCTTCAGAGACTTTCAGCATTGACGAAAGCAATGGATGGGGCGAGTGGAATGATGGTCAGATTGGTGACACAGTAACATTCAAGACAAAGGTTACAATTCTTCCAAAGACAACAAACGTAGTACTTCACGATACTATGGATGCATCTCTTAAATACAATGCTGATGTAGTAGTTTACTATGCAGAAGATGCTGCAGGTAACAATGTTACAGATGCAGTTAAGAACATCGCAGTTTGTGCACCAGAAGGAAATGGATTCACAGTTTCTTTCGATGCAAAGTATACAGAAGCTCTTACAGATAATGTTTATGTAACAGTTGTTTATACAGCTAATATCACAGAAGATGCAGGAGTTAATGTTGGTCATATGAATGAGACATATGTTTCATTTGGTAACGGTGGTAAGACTAGCTACAGCCGCACATACACATATACATATGACCTTAACATCGTTAAGCAGGATGGCAATGGCCAGGCTCTTAATGATACACACTTCAGCCTTCTTGCAGGCGACCATGAGACAGTACTTAAGGTTGTTAAGAATTCTGAGGGCGTTTACACTTTAGCTGCTGATCAGAATGCCGATAATGTTACTGAGGATATTGTTACTTCTGAAGAAGGAAGAATCCAGATCAAAGGTCTTGACACAGGTGTTTACTACCTTCGTGAGACACAGGCTAAGGCTGGATACAACATGCTTACAGATGATATCAAGATCTTTATCGCTGGAACAGTAACAGATGAAACAAGCCACGCAGCTATTGGAACTCTCACAGCTACATACGGCGAAGATGATGCTGCTGTGATCGGTAAAGTTTCTGTAAATAATAACGTTCTTTATGTAATAAACACAACAGGCGCATACCTTCCTTCAACAGGTGGTGTTGGTACAACAATGTTCTACCTTGTTGGTGGAGTACTTATCCTTTCAGCAGTAGCTGCATTCATCGTAAAGAGAAAGACAGCTGCATAA
- a CDS encoding DUF6465 family protein: MAENKTGDKIKKIKDSLTEVAQDLSEQAKPVINDIKDATKPVIENARKSAEPYVENIKSKAQPFIDDTMKKADPYIKKAKKAAEPAAKGIKEGSEKARKAAKFVSDDITRQVMKKNEKDEVYIQYKNIEVRTTDLLEKAREHYVASGHKLTDIQEVQVYVKPEDNKVYYVVNHKDIGKFDL, translated from the coding sequence ATGGCAGAGAATAAGACAGGCGACAAGATTAAGAAGATAAAAGACTCCTTGACCGAAGTGGCTCAGGACTTGTCTGAACAGGCTAAACCTGTGATAAATGACATTAAGGATGCTACCAAGCCGGTGATTGAAAATGCACGTAAAAGTGCAGAGCCTTATGTAGAGAATATCAAATCTAAAGCACAGCCATTCATAGACGATACAATGAAGAAAGCTGATCCCTACATCAAGAAGGCTAAAAAGGCAGCAGAGCCAGCCGCTAAAGGCATTAAAGAAGGTTCTGAAAAGGCCAGAAAAGCTGCAAAATTCGTTAGCGATGATATAACTCGTCAGGTCATGAAAAAGAATGAAAAAGACGAAGTTTATATTCAGTACAAAAATATAGAAGTCCGTACAACAGATCTTCTTGAAAAAGCAAGAGAACATTATGTTGCAAGCGGACATAAATTGACCGATATACAGGAAGTACAGGTTTATGTTAAACCTGAAGACAATAAGGTGTACTACGTTGTCAACCATAAGGATATCGGTAAATTCGATCTGTAA